In Gossypium arboreum isolate Shixiya-1 chromosome 6, ASM2569848v2, whole genome shotgun sequence, the following are encoded in one genomic region:
- the LOC108479524 gene encoding uncharacterized protein LOC108479524 has protein sequence MAAEMMLRCVFEGSISMQDCLIERRPYHRNCQCALHNLKGVCLSTCISRTTNMSFPKKQTWGDSSLSLSASKFSSPSPFLPNASFTNTIQNIDADPVLSETEAQHSQVYRL, from the coding sequence ATGGCAGCTGAGATGATGCTCCGGTGTGTTTTCGAAGGAAGCATATCAATGCAAGACTGTTTGATCGAACGGAGGCCCTACCATCGCAACTGCCAATGTGCATTGCACAACCTCAAAGGGGTTTGTTTATCTACTTGCATTTCTCGGACAACCAATATGTCATTCCCTAAGAAACAGACATGGGGTGATTCTTCTTTGTCTTTATCGGCTTCCAAATTCTCTTCTCCATCTCCTTTTCTTCCTAATGCCTCCTTCACCAATACCATACAAAATATTGATGCAGATCCCGTTTTGAGTGAAACAGAAGCTCAGCACAGTCAAGTTTATAGATTatag
- the LOC108479532 gene encoding uncharacterized protein LOC108479532 — translation MAAEMILRCVFEGSISMQDCLIERRPYHRNCQCALHNLKGVCLSTCIFRTTNKSFPKKQTWGDCSLSLSASKFSSQSPLLPDASFTNTIQNIDAAPVLSETEAQHNQVYKL, via the coding sequence ATGGCAGCTGAGATGATTCTCCGGTGTGTTTTCGAAGGAAGCATATCAATGCAAGACTGTTTGATCGAACGGAGGCCCTACCATCGCAACTGCCAATGTGCATTGCACAACCTTAAAGGGGTTTGTTTATCTACTTGCATTTTTCGGACAACCAATAAATCATTCCCTAAGAAACAGACATGGGGTGATTGTTCTTTGTCTTTGTCGGCTTCCAAGTTCTCTTCTCAATCTCCTCTTCTTCCTGATGCCTCCTTCACCAATACCATACAAAATATTGATGCAGCTCCCGTTTTGAGTGAAACAGAAGCTCAGCACAATCAAGTTTATAAattatag